Proteins co-encoded in one Firmicutes bacterium CAG:345 genomic window:
- a CDS encoding xaa-His dipeptidase (product inferred by homology to UniProt), with amino-acid sequence MNDNQNNFYRETTYRELVKPYLDEAKKELINYLSINSVYDEKTITEKTPYGKGVEKALTFLADLGKRLGFNVDRVDHHCTELSYGEGKLLDIYAHADVVPVSENWVHKPFEPTIEGDKIFARGACDDKGPGLASLFAAKALLDNNKLNGFKLRIIFGGDEERGSSCLEYYFNEYKKEYPTYGFTPDADFPMIYAEKSIHTVELIKECPKLASLIEDFDFGKATNIVLDEATAILKKVENLENKVKHYQENHKDINLVLNDNTLKFFGKSVHGATPWLGVNAGLHLLNFFGEEYGIEELCKLFIALEKGDGKSFGGDFTSETFDSTSYAIGKMNFKNNTIKLIINLRLPENVNISEPIEKLEKFTSSKCNDLGGCDALVIPLESTLVQTLCNVYKEETGDEINKPLAIGGGTYAKESKNSLAFGPTFPGRDFFIHQDDEYFFISDFENIIGIYAHAIDALGKALRENK; translated from the coding sequence ATGAACGATAATCAAAATAATTTTTATAGAGAAACTACTTATAGAGAATTAGTTAAGCCTTATCTAGATGAAGCAAAAAAAGAACTCATAAATTACTTGAGCATTAATTCTGTTTATGATGAAAAAACAATCACAGAAAAAACTCCTTATGGTAAAGGCGTTGAAAAAGCTTTAACTTTTTTAGCCGATCTTGGAAAACGTTTAGGATTCAATGTCGATAGAGTAGATCATCATTGCACAGAATTAAGCTATGGTGAAGGAAAACTTTTAGATATCTATGCACACGCTGATGTTGTTCCTGTTAGCGAAAACTGGGTTCATAAACCTTTTGAACCTACAATTGAAGGCGATAAAATATTTGCTAGAGGTGCCTGTGATGATAAAGGACCAGGCTTAGCAAGTTTATTTGCCGCTAAAGCTCTTCTTGACAACAATAAACTAAATGGTTTCAAATTACGTATAATTTTCGGCGGCGATGAAGAAAGAGGTTCTTCTTGCTTAGAATATTATTTCAATGAATATAAAAAAGAATATCCAACCTATGGTTTTACTCCAGATGCTGACTTTCCTATGATTTATGCTGAAAAAAGCATTCATACTGTAGAACTTATAAAAGAATGTCCAAAGTTAGCTTCACTAATTGAAGATTTTGATTTTGGAAAAGCTACAAATATTGTCCTAGATGAAGCTACTGCAATATTGAAAAAAGTTGAAAATTTAGAAAACAAAGTTAAACATTATCAAGAAAATCATAAAGATATAAATCTTGTTTTAAATGACAATACTCTTAAATTTTTCGGAAAATCAGTCCATGGTGCCACACCATGGTTAGGAGTAAATGCTGGTCTTCACCTTTTAAATTTCTTCGGAGAAGAATATGGTATTGAAGAATTATGCAAACTATTCATTGCTCTTGAAAAAGGAGATGGAAAATCTTTTGGTGGAGACTTTACTTCTGAAACATTTGATTCAACTTCATATGCTATTGGAAAAATGAACTTCAAAAATAACACAATTAAATTAATTATCAATCTTCGTCTTCCAGAAAACGTAAATATATCCGAACCTATAGAAAAATTAGAAAAATTTACTTCAAGCAAATGCAATGACTTAGGTGGTTGCGATGCTCTTGTTATTCCTCTTGAATCAACTTTAGTTCAAACATTATGTAATGTTTATAAAGAAGAAACTGGTGATGAAATCAATAAACCTTTAGCAATTGGTGGAGGAACCTATGCAAAAGAAAGTAAAAATTCTTTAGCTTTCGGACCGACATTCCCTGGACGTGATTTCTTCATACATCAAGATGATGAATATTTCTTTATTTCTGACTTTGAAAATATTATCGGAATTTATGCCCACGCTATTGATGCTTTAGGAAAAGCATTGAGGGAGAATAAATAA
- a CDS encoding tRNA (M(7)G46) methyltransferase (product inferred by homology to UniProt), whose translation MRLRHKTWQEEMISSHKDIALEKTAIDEKSIPPFNMLEIGSGCGLFLLELAKKHPENQYLGVEIQRTAFAIGIKKYVTDENRPTNIHYINAPIEALLPTLEDESLDCIFLNFNDPWPKKRHHRRRLTYPTKLEEYYRVLKKGGKLLVRTDNDDYFEGTKEYFAEFNKFSYKVDENAEPFEVISEYESKFRSTGKSIHALSAIKL comes from the coding sequence ATGCGCTTACGTCATAAAACTTGGCAAGAAGAAATGATATCTTCTCATAAAGATATCGCTCTTGAAAAAACTGCTATCGATGAAAAATCTATTCCACCATTTAATATGTTAGAAATCGGATCTGGCTGTGGATTATTCCTTTTAGAGCTTGCTAAAAAACATCCAGAGAATCAATATCTAGGTGTTGAAATTCAAAGAACTGCCTTTGCAATCGGCATAAAAAAATATGTTACTGATGAAAATAGACCTACAAATATTCATTATATTAATGCCCCTATTGAAGCTCTTCTTCCAACATTAGAAGATGAATCATTGGATTGTATATTTTTAAATTTCAACGATCCTTGGCCGAAGAAAAGACATCATCGTCGCCGCTTGACATATCCAACAAAATTAGAAGAATACTATAGAGTATTAAAAAAAGGTGGAAAACTTCTAGTTAGAACAGATAATGATGATTATTTTGAAGGAACAAAAGAATATTTTGCTGAATTCAACAAATTTTCCTATAAAGTTGATGAAAATGCTGAACCTTTTGAAGTAATAAGTGAATATGAATCAAAATTCAGATCTACAGGCAAATCTATCCACGCTTTAAGTGCA